The genome window ACTCCTGGTATACTTTAGTTGTATGACGCTGCCAGATGTATAGTTTATGCGTCTTACCGGCTATAGTTACATACACTTTGTTTTGCCAACTAGAATGTTTGAGTAATATTCCACAATCAGAGCCATAGCTAACTTTCTTATAGGTATGTTCTTTTAGAAAGTTCTCAAAGTTTTCAAGAGTCAAGCCATCTACGGGGTCTGTGAAAATTGGTAATTCACGGGAGATATAATATTTGATCGAAGCTTTCCTATTTAGTGTTACAAAAAAAAAGTGATAGTCTAATAGTAGTAACACCGCAGTATTCCACCCAAGATACCCGAATTGACCAAGGACTTTCATTGGCTTCAAAGACTAATTTTTCAGTTCTTAAAGTTTGAAACAACCTAACTCCTCGGATGAAAATCCTTGATCACCTGTTTCAGGTAATCTCTGTCTAAGTGAGTATATATCTCGGTGGTGGTGATGGATTCGTGGCCCAGCATTTCCTGCACGGCACGCAGGTCGGCGCCGCCTTCTATTAAGTGCGTAGCAAACGAGTGACGGAACGTGTGCGGGCTTACCTGTTTCTGTATTCCGGCTTTGGCGGCCAGGTCTTTAATGATCGTGAATACCATAACCCGAGTAAGCTTGGCACCTCGACGGTTCAGGAACACAAAATCCTCATGCCCTTTTTTGATCTTGAGATGGCAGCGCACACCCTCGCGGTATAACTGGATATGCTTCAAAGCATCGCGACCGATAGGCACTAATCTTTCCTTGTCGCCTTTACCGGCCACTTTTAAAAAGCCCATATCTTCGTACAGGTTGCTCAGTTTCAGATCCAGCAACTCCGAGACACGCAGACCAGAACTATAAAGTGTTTCGAGCATGGCACGATTACGGGTACCTTCGGGCGTAGACAGGTCTATGGCTGCCAGCAGTTGCTCGATCTCATGAAAATTCAGCGTATCGGGCAGTTTGCGATCCAGTTTAGGGGCTTCTATGGTTTCGGTAGGATCGGTGGTCATCATATCTTCCATGATCAGGAACTTGTAATAAGCCCTGATACCGGAAAGTGTTCGTGCCTGAGAGTGCACCGTCATGCCCAGTTCGTTTACCCATTCCAGGAAATCGCGAAGTATAGCCGGCGTTATGTTTTCTGGTGCAACCTGTAATCCTTTCAGTTCCAAGAAATCTGTCAGCTTACGCACATCGCGCAGGTAGGCTTCCACGGAGTTACCCGACAACGATTTCTCCAGGCGCAGGTATTGCTCAAATTGCTTTACAGTGATATTCCAGGTCATGCGGAGTTAGAAAGTTTACAAGTTAGAAAGTTTAGGAGTTGTCCAACCACCCCTACCCCTCCTTGTCTAAGGAGGGGAGCCTGTAGTTACCAATTATTAACTACAGGTTCTATAGTTAAATGTCTTTACACCTAAAACACTAACTATAAATAATAAAGAAAGAGAAGCAAAACTCCCCTCCTTAGACAAGGAGGGGCAGGGGTGGTTTGACTCCTCTCAACAATTCAACAATTATAACAATTTAAAGTATGGCAAATATAGTTATTCCTTACCTTTGCAGCATCCGTTTTATGCGGAAAACCAGCTACACGCAAACTCTATGAAAATACTGATCCTGAATGGCCCTAACCTGAATTTGCTGGGCATCCGTGAAAAAGCAGTTTATGGCTCCCGTTCTTTTGAAGATTATTTCGAAGAACTGAAGGAAACTTTTCCGGCGCTGGAGCTTTCCTACTTCCAGAGCAACACCGAAGGCACCCTGATCGATAAGCTACACGAAGTTGGATTCAGTTATAAAGGAATCGTGTTCAACGGCGGTGCGTATACGCATACTTCGGTTGCTATTTCAGATGCCGTTAAAGCCATCGAAACACCGGTTGTAGAGGTGCACATCTCTAACATTTACGCCCGTGAGGCTTTCCGTCATAAAAGCATGATTGCGCCTTATTGCGCCGGAAGTATAGTGGGTTTCGGATTAGAGAGCTACAGGCTGGCGCTGCAATACTTTGAGCGGTTAAAACCAAAACAAATAGGCTTTGGCTCTAATAAATAAGAAGTAATGCCGTTAGTGTAGCGAATTTAAGTTTTCACATAGAGACTATAGGATTAATACTATATTTTCTTTATTTTCCCGAATGATGCTCAATTTTTACCCAGGCCCATCCAAAGTATACCCCGAAGTGCGCACCTACATGACAGATGCGTACGACGAAGGAATATTGGGTGCACCGCACCGCGGAGAGCAGTTTGTACAGCTTTCGAGAGCTACGGTTGGCCTTGTAAGGAGAAAACTAAACATACCGGAAGATTATTATGTATTCTTCACCTCATCGGCAACCGAATGTTGGGAAATACTGATCCAGAGCCTTACAAAACATAAAAGCTACCATATTTATAACGGCTCTTTCGGGGAGAAGTGGCTGGAGTATGCCAAGAAACTTCGTCCGAAATCAGAGGGGCATGCCTTTGACCTGAACGAACCAATGCCGGTGGAGCAACTTACTATCAGTTCTGATACCGAGCTTATCTGTTTTACACAGAACGAAACATCGAATGGTACGCAGGTATCATCCACAACTATACTTAACCTGCACAACCGCTACCGCGATACCCTGATTGCCGTAGATGCTACTTCCTCTATGGCTGGACTTAACCTTAAAATAATTAAGGCTGATATCTGGTTTGCATCCGTGCAGAAATGTTTTGGATTACCGGCTGGCCTTGGTGTACTGGCATGTTCGCCACGTGCTATTTTCAGGGCAAAGCAGATGGCCGAGCGCGGACATTACAACAGCTTGGTGAGCATGTACGAAAAAATGCTGAACTACCAGACCACCCATACACCTAACGTGCTTAACATTTACCTGCTGCGGCGTGTGCTGGAAGACCGACCGTTTATTAAAGGTTTAGAACAGGATCTGATTGACAGATCGGCAGGCCTGTACGAGTTCTTTAGCCAGTTCC of Pontibacter deserti contains these proteins:
- a CDS encoding aminotransferase class V-fold PLP-dependent enzyme; its protein translation is MMLNFYPGPSKVYPEVRTYMTDAYDEGILGAPHRGEQFVQLSRATVGLVRRKLNIPEDYYVFFTSSATECWEILIQSLTKHKSYHIYNGSFGEKWLEYAKKLRPKSEGHAFDLNEPMPVEQLTISSDTELICFTQNETSNGTQVSSTTILNLHNRYRDTLIAVDATSSMAGLNLKIIKADIWFASVQKCFGLPAGLGVLACSPRAIFRAKQMAERGHYNSLVSMYEKMLNYQTTHTPNVLNIYLLRRVLEDRPFIKGLEQDLIDRSAGLYEFFSQFQDIQLLVENEEVRSKTVIALQASERLVDDIKKRALHHNIRLGNGYGPWLRNTFRVANFPAILDEEYEELKRFFLHYYS
- the xerD gene encoding site-specific tyrosine recombinase XerD, giving the protein MTWNITVKQFEQYLRLEKSLSGNSVEAYLRDVRKLTDFLELKGLQVAPENITPAILRDFLEWVNELGMTVHSQARTLSGIRAYYKFLIMEDMMTTDPTETIEAPKLDRKLPDTLNFHEIEQLLAAIDLSTPEGTRNRAMLETLYSSGLRVSELLDLKLSNLYEDMGFLKVAGKGDKERLVPIGRDALKHIQLYREGVRCHLKIKKGHEDFVFLNRRGAKLTRVMVFTIIKDLAAKAGIQKQVSPHTFRHSFATHLIEGGADLRAVQEMLGHESITTTEIYTHLDRDYLKQVIKDFHPRS
- the aroQ gene encoding type II 3-dehydroquinate dehydratase, with product MKILILNGPNLNLLGIREKAVYGSRSFEDYFEELKETFPALELSYFQSNTEGTLIDKLHEVGFSYKGIVFNGGAYTHTSVAISDAVKAIETPVVEVHISNIYAREAFRHKSMIAPYCAGSIVGFGLESYRLALQYFERLKPKQIGFGSNK